In Aristaeella hokkaidonensis, the following are encoded in one genomic region:
- a CDS encoding cyclase family protein, translating into MKIYDITQELFTCSVYPGDPSPERQVKLRIADGAVCNLTAFQMCAHNGTHVDAPYHFVDGGKTIDQVALERFIGSAYVTEHQGDITAADAEAILAKARSLDMEAAKRILVKGPAVMTEEAAKVFAGAGILLFGNESQTVGPLDAPMNVHLIMLGAEIVLLEGIRLGEVEEGIYLLNAAPLNLGGSDGAPCRAVLMEL; encoded by the coding sequence ATGAAGATTTATGATATCACCCAGGAACTGTTTACTTGCAGTGTGTATCCGGGAGATCCGTCTCCGGAACGGCAGGTCAAACTCCGGATTGCGGATGGGGCTGTCTGCAACCTGACGGCTTTTCAGATGTGCGCGCATAACGGTACCCATGTGGACGCTCCGTACCATTTCGTTGATGGTGGCAAGACCATTGATCAGGTAGCGCTGGAACGGTTCATCGGTTCTGCGTATGTGACGGAGCATCAGGGGGACATTACAGCGGCGGACGCGGAGGCAATCCTGGCAAAAGCCCGGAGCCTGGACATGGAGGCGGCGAAGCGGATCTTGGTGAAAGGCCCGGCGGTTATGACGGAAGAGGCGGCGAAGGTTTTTGCCGGGGCAGGCATCCTGCTCTTCGGAAATGAATCCCAGACTGTCGGTCCGCTGGACGCCCCCATGAACGTGCATCTGATTATGCTGGGTGCGGAGATCGTTCTCCTGGAGGGTATCCGCCTGGGAGAGGTGGAGGAAGGAATCTACCTGCTGAATGCCGCTCCGCTGAATCTGGGAGGATCGGACGGCGCTCCCTGCAGGGCGGTTCTGATGGAACTGTGA
- a CDS encoding dicarboxylate/amino acid:cation symporter, translating to MEKRKKLALSTQIFIALILAIGAGIALTGNPDFAKTYIKPFGTIFLNLIKWIVCPLVFFSIMSGVVSMRDIKKVGAVGGSTVLYYLCTTAFAVAIGLLFANLLKGIFPVLSTAELSYEPAATSVNFMDTLVGIFPSNFLKPFIDANMLQIIVSSLFIGFALILIGHRFDMEFKAVDVCNDICMKSMEMILKLSPIGVFCLLCPVVAENGPAVLGSLAKVLLVAYLCYIVHAVVVYSASVKALGGVGPVKFFKGMLPAIMMAFSSASSVGTLPLNMECCEKLGADKEVSSFVLPLGATINMDGTAIYQGVCAVFIASCFGISLTFSQMLTIVLTATLASIGTAGVPGAGMVMLAMVLQSVGLPVEGIALVAGVDRIFDMGRTVVNITGDASCAIVVSRLQRIRAEKKAAA from the coding sequence ATGGAAAAAAGGAAGAAACTGGCTCTATCCACACAGATTTTCATCGCGCTGATTCTTGCAATCGGCGCAGGTATCGCGCTGACGGGCAATCCGGATTTCGCGAAGACCTACATCAAACCCTTCGGTACGATTTTCCTGAACCTGATCAAGTGGATAGTCTGTCCGCTGGTTTTCTTCTCCATCATGTCGGGTGTGGTATCCATGCGGGATATCAAGAAGGTCGGCGCGGTCGGCGGAAGCACCGTGCTGTACTACCTGTGTACTACGGCCTTCGCGGTTGCGATCGGTTTGCTTTTTGCCAACCTGCTGAAAGGCATTTTCCCGGTGCTGTCCACGGCTGAGCTGTCCTATGAACCGGCAGCCACTTCGGTCAACTTCATGGACACACTGGTCGGCATTTTCCCGTCCAATTTCCTCAAACCGTTTATCGATGCAAACATGCTGCAGATCATTGTGTCCTCGCTGTTTATCGGCTTTGCGCTGATCCTCATCGGGCACCGCTTCGATATGGAGTTCAAGGCTGTGGACGTGTGCAACGATATCTGCATGAAGTCCATGGAGATGATCCTGAAGCTTTCTCCCATCGGTGTGTTCTGCCTGCTCTGCCCGGTGGTGGCGGAGAACGGCCCGGCGGTGCTTGGCTCCCTGGCGAAGGTGCTGCTTGTGGCCTATCTGTGCTACATTGTGCACGCGGTGGTGGTTTATTCCGCGTCGGTCAAGGCTTTGGGCGGCGTCGGCCCGGTGAAGTTCTTCAAGGGTATGCTGCCGGCCATCATGATGGCATTCTCTTCCGCTTCCTCTGTGGGTACGCTCCCGCTGAACATGGAGTGCTGCGAGAAGCTGGGTGCTGACAAGGAGGTTTCTTCCTTCGTCCTGCCCCTGGGCGCGACCATCAATATGGACGGTACCGCCATCTACCAGGGCGTGTGCGCGGTGTTCATCGCTTCCTGCTTCGGCATCAGCCTGACCTTCTCCCAGATGCTGACCATCGTGCTGACGGCAACGCTGGCTTCCATCGGTACCGCGGGCGTTCCCGGCGCCGGTATGGTCATGCTGGCCATGGTGCTTCAGTCCGTTGGCCTGCCGGTGGAAGGTATTGCGCTGGTGGCCGGTGTGGACCGGATCTTTGATATGGGCCGTACTGTGGTGAACATCACCGGTGATGCTTCCTGCGCGATCGTGGTCTCCAGGCTGCAGCGCATAAGAGCGGAGAAGAAGGCTGCTGCCTGA
- the mnmA gene encoding tRNA 2-thiouridine(34) synthase MnmA codes for MSERIVVGMSGGVDSSVAALLLKEQGYDVVGVFMKNWEEEDINGTCTAEEDWRDVRDVCDLIGIPYYSVNFAKEYWDRVFSYFLKEYRAGRTPNPDVLCNREIKFRAFLDFAMTLGATRMATGHFVRTNEAGQLLKGSDSNKDQSYFLYMVHAQQLKKAIFPVGGMTKEQVRKIAEDRGLPVSKKKDSTGVCFIGERNFKKFLSEYLPAQPGDMVSPEGEVVGRHDGLMYYTLGQRRGLGIGGRGDGRSWFVIGKDLEKNRLLVAQGEDHPMLYSTQSIAEDVTWVGDAPMKEGETITCTARYRYRQPDQPVEATLREGRLLLHSLVPQRAVTPGQSAVLYKDDVCLGGGIVTKVVDPGSADPDKQINY; via the coding sequence GTGAGCGAACGCATCGTAGTCGGCATGAGCGGAGGCGTGGATTCCTCCGTAGCGGCCCTGCTTCTGAAGGAGCAGGGTTACGACGTTGTGGGCGTCTTTATGAAAAACTGGGAGGAAGAGGATATCAACGGCACCTGCACAGCCGAAGAGGACTGGCGGGACGTGCGGGATGTCTGCGACCTGATCGGTATTCCGTATTACAGTGTCAACTTTGCCAAAGAATACTGGGATCGGGTTTTCTCCTATTTCCTGAAGGAATACCGGGCGGGCAGGACGCCGAATCCGGACGTGCTGTGCAACCGGGAAATCAAGTTCAGGGCTTTCCTGGATTTTGCCATGACCCTGGGAGCAACCCGCATGGCGACCGGACACTTCGTCCGCACCAATGAGGCGGGACAGCTGCTGAAGGGATCCGATTCCAACAAGGACCAGAGTTATTTCCTTTATATGGTCCATGCCCAGCAACTGAAGAAAGCCATTTTCCCGGTGGGCGGCATGACCAAGGAGCAGGTGCGGAAGATCGCGGAGGATCGCGGCCTGCCGGTCAGCAAAAAGAAAGATTCCACGGGTGTATGTTTTATCGGGGAACGGAATTTCAAAAAGTTCCTCTCAGAATACCTGCCGGCGCAGCCCGGCGATATGGTTTCACCGGAGGGCGAAGTGGTCGGGCGGCATGACGGCCTGATGTACTATACCCTCGGCCAGCGCCGCGGACTGGGTATCGGCGGCCGGGGAGACGGCCGCAGCTGGTTTGTCATCGGCAAAGACCTGGAGAAGAACCGGCTGCTGGTTGCCCAGGGGGAAGATCATCCCATGCTTTACAGCACGCAGAGCATCGCGGAGGACGTGACCTGGGTCGGGGACGCCCCGATGAAGGAAGGCGAGACCATCACCTGTACGGCCCGCTACCGCTACCGCCAGCCGGACCAGCCGGTGGAGGCCACCCTGAGGGAGGGCAGGCTCCTGCTGCATTCCCTTGTTCCCCAGCGGGCGGTGACGCCGGGCCAGAGTGCGGTCTTATATAAAGATGATGTTTGCCTGGGCGGAGGCATCGTAACTAAGGTTGTTGATCCGGGCAGTGCTGACCCGGATAAGCAGATAAATTATTAA
- the tmk gene encoding dTMP kinase, which produces MNCELKDTWILFDLDGTLTQSEEGIWNCAKHAVKEMGFPEPDAATLRKFIGPPLLYSFRTFLGMTEEQAEEAQRIYRARYTTVGMYENRVYPGVRTMLRTLWKQGAKLGVVTGKPAYPTGKILEHFGFDRFLSTVVCATDARAEKEHLIREALPENHGEVWMIGDRCFDMEGGKAAGVHTLGVTYGYGSEQELLETGAEKIAHTPTEILEILCPDAKPGRGAFLSVEGLDGSGKGTQIERLSDALDRWGFEVVHTREPGGTPIGEKIRDILLDRENTGMTDITEALLYAASRAQHVREKILPAVKEGKVVLCDRFLDSSVAYQGGGRQLGIDEILKINAPAVENTLPALTVYLDINHREALRRRCAASEPDRMEMEADSFHARVEEGYHELIARDPKRFVVVDATKSRDEIAAEIQEKVLTRLMENEK; this is translated from the coding sequence ATGGGCTTTCCGGAACCGGATGCAGCGACCCTGCGTAAGTTTATCGGGCCGCCGCTTCTGTATTCCTTCCGGACCTTCCTGGGCATGACTGAGGAACAGGCGGAGGAGGCACAGCGGATTTACCGTGCCCGCTACACCACTGTCGGCATGTATGAAAACCGGGTGTATCCCGGCGTGCGGACGATGCTCCGGACCCTCTGGAAACAGGGAGCCAAGCTGGGTGTCGTAACCGGCAAACCTGCCTATCCGACCGGAAAGATCCTGGAACACTTTGGCTTTGACCGCTTCCTTTCCACGGTGGTCTGCGCGACAGACGCCCGGGCGGAAAAGGAGCACCTGATCCGTGAAGCCCTGCCGGAGAATCACGGCGAAGTCTGGATGATCGGCGACCGCTGCTTTGATATGGAAGGCGGAAAAGCCGCCGGGGTTCATACCCTCGGCGTGACTTACGGCTACGGCAGCGAACAGGAGCTGCTGGAAACCGGCGCGGAAAAGATTGCGCATACCCCGACGGAGATCCTGGAGATTCTCTGTCCGGACGCGAAGCCGGGGCGGGGCGCTTTCCTGTCTGTGGAAGGACTGGACGGCAGCGGCAAGGGAACCCAGATTGAACGGCTTTCCGATGCCCTGGACCGCTGGGGCTTTGAAGTGGTGCATACCCGGGAGCCCGGCGGAACCCCCATCGGGGAGAAGATCCGGGATATCCTGCTGGACCGGGAGAATACCGGTATGACGGATATCACGGAAGCGCTGCTTTACGCGGCTTCCCGTGCCCAGCATGTGCGGGAGAAGATCCTTCCGGCAGTGAAGGAAGGCAAAGTGGTGCTGTGCGACCGGTTCCTGGATTCCTCCGTGGCCTACCAGGGCGGCGGAAGACAGCTGGGAATCGATGAGATCCTGAAGATTAACGCGCCGGCGGTGGAAAACACCCTGCCGGCCCTGACGGTATATCTGGATATCAATCACCGGGAGGCGCTGCGGCGCCGCTGTGCGGCCAGCGAACCGGACCGGATGGAGATGGAGGCGGACAGCTTCCATGCCCGGGTGGAGGAGGGCTATCATGAACTGATTGCCCGGGATCCGAAACGCTTTGTGGTTGTGGACGCGACCAAGTCCCGGGACGAGATTGCCGCGGAGATACAGGAAAAGGTACTGACCCGTCTGATGGAGAACGAAAAGTGA